The Streptomyces phaeolivaceus genome has a window encoding:
- a CDS encoding branched-chain amino acid ABC transporter permease — translation MTLPTVPRRWWPASALLLSTVVCFALGGVLDNGTLDLGVTLLCYLAIAQAWNVLAGFGGLVSLGAAAFVATGSYAAALVLVHTGLGWPLAVAAAPVTAMLLSLLLSAALLRLRGDYFSIGTLAIAIALQALIRNWSWAGGASGVTLPADAVPSGGNLFQLAVLVAALAMALTLYARYSDFGLRLAAIRDNEPAAAGLGVAVRRHQLAALLPSSGITGLAGAVIAFQFVVISPDGVASVSWSLNAVLMTVVGGTGTILGPVLGVGVVYYGLTRGLQSEQTLSLVIEGILLIGIVRFAPQGVWPLLCRAARRLLGPRPDSDSDSDSDTGRPVADRGKKDEPAPAGTEPVALDAV, via the coding sequence ATGACACTCCCGACCGTCCCACGGCGCTGGTGGCCGGCGAGCGCACTGCTGCTGTCCACCGTGGTCTGCTTCGCCCTCGGCGGCGTGCTCGACAACGGCACCCTCGACCTCGGCGTCACCCTGCTCTGCTATCTGGCCATCGCCCAGGCGTGGAACGTCCTCGCCGGATTCGGCGGCCTGGTCTCGCTGGGCGCCGCGGCCTTCGTCGCGACCGGCAGCTACGCCGCCGCGCTGGTCCTCGTCCACACCGGCCTCGGCTGGCCGCTCGCCGTGGCGGCGGCACCGGTCACCGCCATGCTCCTCTCCCTCCTGCTGTCCGCCGCCCTGCTGCGGCTGCGCGGCGACTACTTCTCCATCGGCACCCTGGCCATCGCCATCGCCCTCCAGGCACTGATCCGCAACTGGAGCTGGGCGGGCGGCGCCAGCGGCGTCACCCTCCCGGCCGACGCCGTACCCAGCGGCGGCAACCTCTTCCAACTCGCCGTACTCGTCGCGGCACTGGCCATGGCACTCACCCTCTACGCCCGGTACAGCGACTTCGGACTCCGCCTGGCGGCGATCCGCGACAACGAACCCGCCGCCGCCGGACTCGGCGTCGCCGTCCGCCGCCACCAACTCGCCGCGCTGCTGCCCTCCAGCGGGATCACCGGGCTGGCCGGAGCCGTGATCGCCTTCCAGTTCGTCGTCATCTCCCCGGACGGCGTGGCCAGCGTCTCCTGGAGCCTCAACGCCGTACTGATGACCGTGGTCGGCGGAACCGGCACCATCCTGGGCCCGGTCCTGGGCGTAGGAGTCGTCTACTACGGCCTCACCCGCGGCCTGCAGAGCGAGCAGACGCTCTCCCTGGTGATCGAGGGCATCCTGCTCATCGGCATCGTCCGCTTCGCCCCGCAGGGCGTGTGGCCACTGCTGTGCCGGGCCGCCCGCCGCCTCCTCGGACCACGCCCCGACTCAGACTCAGACTCAGACTCCGACACCGGTCGCCCGGTGGCCGACCGCGGCAAGAAGGACGAACCCGCCCCCGCAGGAACCGAGCCCGTCGCCCTGGACGCCGTATGA
- a CDS encoding fumarylacetoacetate hydrolase family protein has protein sequence MKLLSFVRPDGTATAGRLDDDHRIVDLGRPLRTLLADPVPEGRPHGADVFDLEEVTLLPVVPDPSKIIAAPVNYRDHQAEMNEAYHIDALGIFLKAPSSVLAHQGTIRLPYTDRRFDQEGELALVVGRPGRDIAVDDALGHVAGYTCLLDITMRGGEDRSTRKSFDTFTPVGPCLVTPDETGPPEALTLRTWVGDELRQDADLKDLIWSVPRLIAYASSVMTLRTGDIITTGTPAGVGTLADGDRVTVDIGGVGRLETTVSSQGAVPCPTGGAHRGPVPPRTVTPVRVPPDLRLVRGVTGKEGKEGKAHST, from the coding sequence ATGAAACTGCTCAGCTTCGTCAGGCCCGACGGCACCGCCACGGCCGGACGGCTCGACGACGACCACCGGATCGTCGACCTCGGCCGGCCGCTGCGGACGCTGCTCGCCGATCCCGTACCGGAGGGCAGGCCGCACGGCGCGGACGTCTTCGACCTGGAGGAGGTCACCCTCCTGCCGGTCGTACCCGACCCGTCGAAGATCATTGCCGCGCCGGTCAACTACCGCGACCACCAGGCCGAGATGAACGAGGCGTACCACATCGACGCCCTCGGCATCTTCCTCAAGGCCCCGTCGTCGGTCCTCGCCCACCAGGGCACGATCCGCCTCCCCTACACCGACCGGCGCTTCGACCAGGAGGGCGAACTGGCGCTGGTCGTCGGCCGCCCCGGACGGGACATCGCCGTCGACGACGCCCTCGGGCACGTAGCCGGATACACCTGCCTGCTCGACATCACCATGCGCGGCGGCGAGGACCGCTCCACCCGCAAGTCCTTCGACACCTTCACCCCCGTCGGCCCCTGTCTGGTCACCCCGGACGAGACCGGACCGCCCGAGGCGCTGACGCTGCGCACCTGGGTCGGCGACGAGCTGCGCCAGGACGCCGACCTGAAGGACCTCATCTGGAGCGTCCCCCGGCTGATCGCCTACGCGTCCTCGGTCATGACCCTGCGCACCGGCGACATCATCACCACCGGCACGCCCGCCGGTGTCGGCACCCTCGCCGACGGCGACCGCGTCACGGTCGACATCGGCGGCGTCGGCCGCCTCGAAACCACGGTGAGTTCACAAGGCGCGGTCCCCTGCCCCACCGGGGGAGCCCACCGCGGCCCCGTACCCCCGCGGACGGTGACACCCGTCCGCGTCCCACCCGACCTCCGCCTCGTTCGCGGAGTGACCGGCAAAGAGGGGAAAGAAGGCAAAGCGCACAGCACTTGA
- a CDS encoding IclR family transcriptional regulator, with translation MSGTASPNYRDRNSTADRALDILTMFDDTHLVISGTAVAERLGVARSTAYRYLQSLVSGRFLEEAPGGGFRLGLRVLEIARLARRSYGLSEIALPPMRALAEEVRETVLLTRRTGDLVICVDRAESAAQAVRISYERGSALPLNAGAAALVLLAWSPEDEARRLLEATELRRFTPATLTDVDALVERLGRIRRLGYSVTRGELDPDVVGISAPIRSQGEQVVAAVSVAALASRLYPEAEAEVAQRVLAVAGEISERLALAAA, from the coding sequence ATGTCAGGAACAGCGTCCCCCAACTACCGTGACCGCAACTCCACGGCCGACCGCGCACTCGACATCCTGACCATGTTCGACGACACCCACCTGGTCATCTCCGGGACGGCGGTGGCGGAGCGGCTCGGCGTCGCCCGTTCCACCGCGTACCGCTATCTGCAGAGCCTCGTCTCCGGGCGCTTCCTGGAGGAGGCGCCCGGCGGCGGATTCCGGCTCGGCCTGCGGGTCCTGGAGATCGCCCGGCTGGCCCGCCGCAGCTACGGGCTCTCCGAGATCGCCCTTCCCCCGATGCGGGCACTCGCCGAAGAGGTGAGGGAGACCGTCCTGCTCACCCGCCGCACCGGAGACCTGGTCATCTGCGTGGACCGCGCGGAGAGCGCGGCCCAGGCGGTACGCATCTCCTACGAGCGCGGCAGCGCCCTGCCCCTCAACGCCGGAGCCGCCGCCCTCGTCCTGCTCGCCTGGAGCCCCGAGGACGAGGCGCGCCGCCTGCTGGAGGCCACCGAACTGCGCAGGTTCACCCCGGCCACCCTCACCGACGTGGACGCCCTGGTCGAACGCCTGGGCAGGATCCGCCGCCTCGGGTACTCCGTCACCCGAGGCGAACTCGACCCCGACGTCGTGGGCATCTCGGCACCGATTCGCAGCCAGGGCGAGCAGGTCGTGGCGGCGGTGAGCGTGGCCGCCCTCGCCTCCCGCCTGTACCCGGAGGCGGAGGCCGAGGTCGCCCAGCGGGTGCTGGCCGTCGCGGGCGAGATCAGCGAACGCCTGGCCCTGGCCGCCGCCTGA
- a CDS encoding ABC transporter substrate-binding protein, which translates to MRTVRPSLRWACAAVCAALLATGCAGNSTSSAGSTSSNDPIVIGTSISLSGAVVLTSVKDGYQLAVDKANAAGGITVDGVKRKVKLVVLDNRSDTNTMVQQVRSLVLSDHAVALLGSCCQQNIDMQGQADALKTPLLMGALPVELLPAGQGYAWDSFQSLADGADKFYELAATASTNKKILMVNTNDAQGKATGELWGGLGEKAGFTVAASKAVPGGTTDFSDVIQAGRSTGAQILIANMTPPDCFAMWKQMKALAYKPKLAIGLQCAQTPGWSSLGALGDGTLVQLNWTDSAGLPDTRMIVDKFAKKYPALNDLGSVALGYHETELLLDAISRSGDATPAAINKALATTDMSSALGPVKFKDNKSTTPSFIGQWENGKIQQVWPAKGAVPLKSLAGLN; encoded by the coding sequence ATGAGAACAGTCAGACCGTCCCTGCGCTGGGCCTGTGCCGCCGTGTGCGCCGCGTTGCTCGCCACCGGCTGCGCCGGCAACAGCACATCGAGCGCGGGCAGCACGAGCAGCAACGACCCCATCGTGATCGGCACCAGCATCTCCCTGTCCGGCGCTGTGGTGCTGACCTCCGTCAAGGACGGCTACCAACTCGCCGTCGACAAGGCGAACGCCGCCGGCGGGATCACGGTGGACGGCGTCAAGCGCAAGGTCAAGCTGGTCGTGCTGGACAACCGCAGCGACACCAACACGATGGTGCAGCAGGTCCGCTCCCTGGTGCTCAGCGACCACGCGGTCGCCCTGCTGGGCTCCTGCTGCCAGCAGAACATCGACATGCAGGGCCAGGCCGACGCGCTGAAGACCCCCCTGCTGATGGGCGCCCTCCCGGTCGAACTGCTGCCCGCGGGCCAGGGATACGCCTGGGACTCCTTCCAGTCCCTGGCCGACGGCGCCGACAAGTTCTACGAACTCGCCGCCACCGCGTCGACCAACAAGAAGATCCTGATGGTCAACACCAACGACGCCCAGGGCAAGGCCACCGGCGAACTGTGGGGCGGACTGGGCGAGAAGGCCGGATTCACCGTCGCCGCCAGCAAGGCGGTGCCGGGCGGCACCACGGACTTCTCCGACGTCATCCAGGCCGGCAGGTCCACCGGTGCCCAGATACTCATCGCCAACATGACACCCCCGGACTGCTTCGCGATGTGGAAGCAGATGAAGGCACTGGCGTACAAGCCGAAGCTCGCCATCGGCCTGCAGTGCGCCCAGACCCCCGGCTGGAGTTCACTCGGCGCGCTGGGCGACGGCACCCTCGTCCAGCTCAACTGGACCGACTCCGCCGGACTCCCGGACACGCGGATGATCGTCGACAAGTTCGCCAAGAAGTACCCGGCGCTCAACGACCTCGGCTCGGTCGCACTCGGCTACCACGAGACCGAACTCCTGCTGGACGCCATCTCCCGGTCCGGCGACGCCACCCCCGCCGCCATCAACAAGGCCCTCGCGACCACCGACATGTCGTCCGCGCTCGGCCCCGTGAAGTTCAAGGACAACAAGAGCACCACCCCGTCCTTCATCGGGCAGTGGGAGAACGGCAAGATCCAGCAGGTCTGGCCCGCCAAGGGCGCCGTTCCCCTGAAGTCCCTCGCCGGCCTGAACTGA
- a CDS encoding ATP-binding cassette domain-containing protein yields MNSSDTALTVRGLGKHFGGVTALDGVDLAVRRAEAVAVIGPNGAGKSTLLKLIAGVHRQDSGTIHLGDRRLDRLPPHRITRLGVALAHQVPRPFHGLTVRDNVRIGAMAAGPPLRGPELADLLALCQLDTKADRPADSLRVLDLKRLEVARALATRPQVLMLDEVAAGLVGRELDEAIDLIRRVHGLGTTVILVEHIERVVREIVDRVLVLNWGRPIAEGTPAQIALDEEVRAVYLGDGGSSGSGAPAVGPRDTSQDKGVVEQDTSAGAAPRDTDDVLVLDNVSSGYGDMLALRDFSLRVAPGQIVTVLGANGAGKSTLCGTLMGTVGTRTGRITAFGRDITHLPVHERARLGIAYCQEGRRVFGDLTVAENLRLGAPLSLPRDEVGTRMERVHTVFPVLAERAGQRAGTMSGGQQQMLAVGRALMADPSVLICDEISLGLAPVAIDALYQALAEINAQGVAILLVEQNVKRALGICDHAVVLSRGRVSYRGGPEGLLDDADLDAAYFGAATDAPATDAPTTDAPTTEAAVSAASATAPTTYSGSPTRTTGEPS; encoded by the coding sequence GTGAACAGTTCGGACACCGCCCTGACCGTGCGGGGACTGGGGAAACACTTCGGCGGGGTGACGGCGCTGGACGGTGTGGACCTCGCCGTGCGCCGTGCCGAGGCGGTGGCGGTCATCGGTCCGAACGGGGCCGGAAAGAGCACCCTGCTCAAGCTGATAGCCGGGGTGCACCGCCAGGACTCGGGGACCATCCACCTGGGCGACCGCCGACTGGACCGGCTGCCGCCGCACCGCATCACCAGACTGGGGGTGGCCCTGGCCCACCAGGTACCGAGGCCCTTCCACGGCCTGACCGTCCGCGACAACGTACGGATCGGGGCCATGGCCGCCGGCCCGCCCCTGCGCGGTCCCGAGCTGGCCGACCTGCTGGCCCTGTGCCAGTTGGACACCAAGGCGGACCGGCCCGCGGACTCGCTGCGCGTCCTGGACCTGAAACGGCTGGAGGTCGCCCGCGCACTGGCCACCCGCCCCCAGGTGCTCATGCTCGACGAGGTGGCGGCCGGACTGGTCGGCCGCGAACTCGACGAGGCGATCGACCTGATCCGCCGGGTGCACGGACTGGGCACCACCGTGATCCTCGTCGAGCACATCGAACGCGTCGTACGCGAGATCGTCGACCGCGTCCTGGTACTCAACTGGGGGCGCCCGATAGCGGAAGGGACACCGGCGCAGATCGCCCTCGACGAGGAGGTGCGCGCGGTCTACCTCGGCGACGGCGGCTCCTCGGGGAGCGGCGCTCCCGCAGTCGGCCCTCGCGACACTTCTCAGGACAAGGGGGTCGTAGAACAGGACACGTCTGCGGGAGCCGCGCCGCGCGACACCGACGACGTACTGGTTCTGGACAACGTCAGCTCCGGATACGGCGACATGCTGGCCCTGCGGGACTTCTCGCTGCGCGTCGCACCCGGGCAGATCGTCACCGTGCTGGGGGCGAACGGCGCCGGGAAGTCCACGCTCTGCGGCACCCTCATGGGGACGGTCGGCACCCGTACCGGCCGCATCACCGCGTTCGGCCGGGACATCACCCACCTGCCGGTGCACGAACGGGCCCGCCTGGGCATCGCCTACTGCCAGGAGGGCCGCCGCGTCTTCGGCGACCTCACCGTCGCCGAGAACCTGCGACTCGGCGCCCCGCTCTCCCTCCCCAGGGACGAGGTGGGCACCCGGATGGAGCGGGTGCACACCGTGTTCCCCGTGCTCGCCGAACGCGCCGGGCAGCGCGCGGGCACGATGTCCGGTGGGCAGCAGCAGATGCTCGCCGTGGGCCGCGCCCTCATGGCGGACCCGTCCGTACTGATCTGCGACGAGATCTCACTGGGCCTCGCCCCGGTCGCCATCGACGCGCTGTACCAGGCGCTCGCCGAGATCAACGCCCAGGGCGTGGCGATCCTGCTCGTCGAGCAGAACGTCAAGCGCGCCCTCGGCATCTGCGACCACGCCGTCGTCCTCTCCCGGGGCCGCGTCTCCTACCGGGGCGGCCCGGAGGGCCTGCTCGACGACGCCGACCTGGACGCCGCGTACTTCGGCGCCGCCACGGATGCCCCCGCCACGGATGCCCCCACCACGGATGCCCCCACGACGGAGGCCGCTGTCTCCGCCGCCTCCGCCACCGCCCCCACGACGTACTCCGGCTCGCCCACCCGCACCACTGGAGAACCCTCATGA
- a CDS encoding FAD-dependent monooxygenase, with product MNVHDTLVVGGGIGGLAAALALARAGRRTLVVEQAPRFAEIGAGLQLGPNAMRAFDRLGVLGPVLDTAVHPDRAVIRDAVTGEELTVLDLGPSFRARYGYPYVVAHRHDVLSVLIDACRAEPGIELRTGRTAVDVREGNEHAEVTFADGESLAARLLVGADGLRSQVRRLIDQEPPRFSGHVAYRGTSVRSRLGAGLAPDDVTLWIGPGIHLMQYPVRGGELYNQVAVYERPAGALEPRGDVEEFRAAFSVAHPSVREYVALIDPHRDWPVHDRDPLPTWTTAHSVLLGDAAHAMLQYLGQGACQALEDAVALAEAVSDHPHSQDRALKRYEERRIAHASRCQTVARPWGDLWHTQDPTLLALRNRVFRLRRPDDYSDLDWLYAAPTEDAA from the coding sequence ATGAACGTCCACGACACGCTCGTAGTCGGCGGCGGCATCGGCGGGCTCGCGGCGGCGCTGGCGCTCGCCCGTGCCGGGCGCCGGACCCTGGTGGTGGAACAGGCCCCGCGCTTCGCCGAGATCGGCGCCGGGCTCCAGCTCGGCCCGAACGCGATGCGGGCCTTCGACCGGCTCGGCGTGCTCGGACCGGTCCTCGACACGGCCGTGCACCCCGACCGCGCCGTGATCCGCGACGCGGTCACGGGCGAGGAGCTGACGGTGCTCGACCTGGGGCCCTCGTTCCGCGCCCGGTACGGGTATCCGTACGTCGTCGCACACCGGCACGACGTACTGTCCGTCCTGATCGACGCCTGCCGGGCCGAACCCGGCATCGAGCTGCGGACCGGCCGCACCGCCGTCGACGTACGGGAGGGGAACGAGCACGCCGAAGTCACCTTCGCCGACGGGGAGTCGCTGGCCGCGCGGCTGCTCGTCGGGGCGGACGGCCTCCGCTCCCAGGTGCGCCGCCTCATCGATCAGGAGCCGCCCCGGTTCAGCGGCCATGTCGCCTACCGGGGCACGAGCGTACGGTCGCGGCTCGGCGCGGGCCTGGCACCCGACGATGTGACCCTGTGGATCGGGCCGGGCATCCACCTCATGCAGTACCCGGTGCGCGGCGGCGAGTTGTACAACCAGGTCGCCGTGTACGAGCGTCCGGCGGGCGCCTTGGAGCCGCGCGGTGACGTGGAGGAGTTCCGTGCCGCCTTCTCCGTCGCCCACCCGAGCGTCCGTGAGTACGTCGCGCTGATCGATCCGCACCGGGACTGGCCGGTGCACGACCGGGACCCGTTGCCGACCTGGACGACGGCCCACTCGGTGCTGCTCGGTGACGCCGCCCACGCCATGCTGCAGTACCTCGGCCAGGGCGCCTGCCAGGCCCTGGAGGACGCGGTCGCGCTCGCCGAGGCCGTGTCCGACCATCCGCACTCCCAGGACCGGGCGCTGAAACGGTACGAGGAGCGGCGTATCGCCCACGCGTCCCGTTGCCAGACCGTGGCCCGGCCCTGGGGCGACCTGTGGCACACCCAGGACCCCACCCTGCTCGCCCTGCGCAACCGCGTGTTCCGGCTGCGCAGGCCCGACGACTACTCCGATCTCGACTGGCTCTACGCCGCCCCCACCGAGGACGCCGCATGA
- a CDS encoding FAD-dependent monooxygenase produces MTEPTPPTGHDPGQPPAPARPAVLIVGAGPVGLTAAHLLGARGVRVLLVERNATTSDDAKAISLDDESLRTLQSADLATAVYPIIVPGTGTKYFGVGGRPLVHARGTGDRRFGHPFKNPFAQPDLERVLRAELVRHPHVEARFGTTLTGLTPLPHGVRATLHGGAGRPAEEVTADYVLGCDGGRSTVRRLLSVPMRGRSFPDDVWLVLDTLGDPHRERYGMHLGDPARPTVIVPGRDGRCRYEFLLRPDEGAAGREPPFELVSSLLRPHRAITPDQVERAVAYSFHALLAERLRVGRCFLLGDAAHMMPPFAGQGLNSGVRDAANLCWKLAEVVAGRAGDALLDTYDMERRPHAQAVIDLSVRLGRTVMTTSRPRAHLRDLLVRTALLTRPGSRYLTEMRYRPDTRIRSGAVVRPEGRAHPLLGAPLPQPRVLHGPDYRLTPLDDVLGTGWSLLGVGLAEADWTTAGRAGLPDATEVDVVIGDRALDGTGHRAGITDADGGLRAILRDLAGRFVLVRPDRLVAAVFPPGRAVRVARELRRFTAARTANPPGSEGVTP; encoded by the coding sequence ATGACCGAACCGACACCGCCGACAGGCCATGACCCGGGCCAGCCTCCGGCCCCGGCCCGCCCCGCCGTGCTGATCGTCGGCGCGGGCCCCGTCGGCCTCACCGCCGCCCACCTCCTCGGCGCGCGGGGCGTACGGGTCCTGCTGGTCGAGCGCAACGCCACCACCAGCGACGACGCCAAGGCGATCAGCCTGGACGACGAATCACTGCGCACCCTCCAGTCCGCCGACCTGGCCACCGCCGTGTACCCGATCATCGTGCCCGGCACCGGCACCAAGTACTTCGGCGTCGGTGGCCGCCCCCTGGTGCACGCCCGAGGCACCGGCGACCGCCGCTTCGGGCACCCCTTCAAGAACCCCTTCGCCCAACCGGACCTGGAACGCGTGCTCCGCGCCGAACTCGTCCGCCACCCACACGTCGAGGCCCGCTTCGGCACCACCCTGACCGGGCTCACCCCACTCCCGCACGGCGTCCGCGCCACACTCCACGGTGGCGCAGGGCGCCCCGCCGAGGAAGTCACGGCGGACTACGTACTCGGCTGCGACGGCGGACGGAGCACGGTACGCCGACTGCTGTCCGTACCGATGCGGGGCCGCAGCTTCCCCGACGACGTGTGGCTCGTCCTGGACACCCTGGGCGACCCGCACCGCGAGCGGTACGGCATGCACCTCGGCGACCCGGCCCGCCCGACCGTGATCGTGCCCGGCCGCGACGGCCGCTGCCGCTACGAGTTCCTGCTCCGCCCCGACGAGGGCGCGGCCGGGAGAGAACCCCCGTTCGAGCTGGTGAGCAGCCTCCTCCGGCCGCACCGGGCGATCACCCCGGACCAGGTGGAACGCGCCGTCGCCTACAGCTTCCACGCGCTGCTCGCCGAGCGGCTCAGGGTGGGCCGCTGCTTCCTGCTGGGCGACGCCGCGCACATGATGCCGCCGTTCGCCGGCCAGGGCCTCAACTCCGGTGTACGGGACGCCGCCAACCTCTGCTGGAAACTCGCGGAAGTGGTGGCGGGGCGGGCCGGCGACGCACTCCTCGACACCTACGACATGGAACGCCGACCACATGCCCAGGCCGTCATCGACCTCTCCGTACGGCTGGGCCGGACGGTCATGACCACCAGCCGCCCACGCGCACACCTCCGGGACCTGCTGGTGCGTACCGCGCTGCTGACCCGCCCCGGAAGCCGCTACCTCACCGAGATGCGCTACCGCCCCGACACCCGGATCCGGTCGGGAGCCGTCGTCCGCCCGGAGGGCCGGGCACACCCGCTCCTCGGCGCGCCGCTCCCGCAACCGCGCGTCCTGCACGGCCCCGACTACCGCCTCACCCCGCTCGACGACGTCCTCGGCACCGGCTGGAGCCTGCTGGGCGTGGGCCTCGCCGAGGCCGACTGGACCACGGCCGGACGGGCCGGACTCCCGGACGCCACCGAGGTCGACGTGGTCATCGGTGACCGGGCGCTCGACGGCACCGGCCACCGGGCCGGGATCACGGACGCCGACGGCGGGCTGCGGGCGATCCTCCGGGACCTGGCCGGTCGGTTCGTTCTCGTACGCCCGGACCGACTGGTCGCCGCGGTCTTTCCACCGGGCCGAGCCGTACGGGTCGCGCGGGAACTCCGCCGCTTCACGGCCGCTCGCACGGCGAACCCTCCAGGCAGCGAAGGAGTCACCCCATGA
- a CDS encoding SDR family NAD(P)-dependent oxidoreductase, whose product MSAREFAGRTVLITGGGGGIGYATAELLAERGAAVVALGPDDRGLAEVAALPRAVGVPGDAADENDVRRAVDAALRNGGRLDAVVCCAGIGTFGTVLDPEPGWQDTLHANLDTAYVTTRHALPALIDTGGSVVLVSSLAGTLAVPGAAAYTTSKHALVGLTRSLAADFGPHGVRANVVCPGAVRTRMLDRVMDEIGSRSGLDRDTAYARAGSLVPLRRAAEPSEIAEVIAFLAGPRSAVVTGAVLMADGGASAVDLSLSALDAG is encoded by the coding sequence ATGAGCGCCCGGGAGTTCGCCGGCCGTACCGTCCTGATCACCGGCGGCGGTGGCGGAATCGGATACGCCACCGCCGAACTGCTGGCCGAGCGCGGCGCCGCCGTGGTCGCCCTCGGGCCCGACGACCGCGGCCTCGCCGAGGTCGCCGCACTGCCCCGGGCGGTCGGCGTCCCCGGAGACGCCGCCGACGAGAACGACGTACGCCGTGCCGTCGACGCCGCGCTGCGGAACGGAGGCCGGCTCGACGCGGTGGTCTGCTGCGCCGGCATCGGCACCTTCGGCACCGTCCTGGACCCGGAACCCGGCTGGCAGGACACCCTCCACGCCAACCTCGACACCGCCTATGTGACGACCCGCCACGCACTGCCCGCGCTGATCGACACCGGCGGATCCGTGGTGCTCGTCTCCTCCCTCGCCGGGACCCTCGCCGTACCCGGCGCCGCCGCCTACACCACCTCCAAACACGCCCTCGTCGGCCTCACCCGGTCGCTGGCCGCCGACTTCGGCCCCCACGGCGTACGCGCGAACGTCGTCTGCCCCGGTGCCGTGCGCACCCGGATGCTCGACCGCGTCATGGACGAGATCGGCTCCCGGTCCGGTCTCGACCGGGACACCGCCTACGCGCGTGCCGGATCGCTGGTGCCGTTGCGGCGGGCGGCGGAGCCGTCGGAGATCGCCGAGGTCATCGCCTTCCTCGCGGGTCCGCGCTCGGCGGTCGTCACGGGGGCCGTACTCATGGCGGACGGCGGTGCGTCCGCGGTCGACCTGAGCCTGTCGGCGCTCGACGCGGGGTGA
- a CDS encoding branched-chain amino acid ABC transporter permease, whose product MSLDVLAAGILAGGLYALIGLGISLVFGVLGLMNLAHGELVIGGAYLASLLVVDAGWDPLAALPLAMATMALIAYPLQRYLLTPLLRGSKSAPLVATFGLSLLAQALFQAAFGTHPKALPAAYADTGLSVLGVRVQTVYVIAFGLTVLLCAATHLVLTRTRAGSAVRAASADPDTAAVLGIDVNRVYAVTFAGAAALAAAGGVLTGVAQSFTPSSGLPLLLTGFAVMALAGIGSVGGVLAAGVALGVLQSVSVGLFGGGWRDVVVYLAFFLVLAVRPQGLFRKAHAG is encoded by the coding sequence ATGAGCCTCGACGTGCTAGCCGCCGGCATTCTGGCCGGCGGCCTGTACGCCCTGATCGGCCTGGGAATCTCCCTGGTCTTCGGGGTGCTCGGACTGATGAACCTGGCCCACGGCGAACTCGTCATCGGCGGCGCCTACTTGGCCTCGCTGCTCGTCGTGGACGCCGGCTGGGACCCCCTGGCAGCCCTCCCACTGGCCATGGCCACCATGGCACTGATCGCCTACCCCCTCCAGCGCTACCTGCTCACGCCCCTGCTGCGAGGCAGCAAGAGCGCCCCGCTCGTCGCCACCTTCGGCCTCTCCCTGCTCGCCCAGGCCCTCTTCCAGGCCGCCTTCGGTACCCACCCCAAGGCCCTGCCCGCCGCCTACGCCGACACCGGACTGTCCGTGCTCGGTGTACGGGTCCAGACCGTGTACGTCATCGCCTTCGGGCTCACCGTCCTCCTGTGCGCCGCGACCCACCTGGTGCTCACCAGGACCCGGGCCGGCAGCGCCGTACGGGCCGCCTCGGCCGACCCCGACACGGCGGCCGTCCTCGGCATCGACGTCAACCGCGTCTACGCCGTGACCTTCGCCGGAGCCGCGGCGCTCGCCGCGGCCGGCGGCGTCCTCACCGGCGTCGCCCAGAGCTTCACCCCCAGCAGCGGACTGCCGCTGCTGCTCACCGGCTTCGCCGTGATGGCCCTCGCCGGCATCGGCAGCGTGGGCGGTGTGCTGGCGGCGGGCGTGGCGCTCGGGGTCCTGCAGTCCGTCAGCGTCGGCCTGTTCGGCGGCGGCTGGCGCGACGTCGTCGTCTACCTGGCCTTCTTCCTCGTCCTCGCGGTCCGCCCGCAGGGCCTGTTCCGAAAGGCGCACGCCGGATGA